Proteins co-encoded in one Klebsiella sp. RIT-PI-d genomic window:
- a CDS encoding SDR family oxidoreductase — protein sequence MQKQALIVGISGVIGRALAEKLQHEGWQVTGLSRGRGAVPENCRSLTADLTDADAVREALSAEKPDAVFFSVWARQENEKENIRVNGAMVRNVIDALGERLQGAHVALVTGLKHYLGPFEAYGKGAVPVTPFREEQGRQPVDNFYYAQEDELFAGAEKYGYRWSVHRPHTIIGYAIGNAMNMGQTLAVYATLCREKGWPFIFPGSPEQWNGLVDMTDAGLLAEQLLWAATSENAANEDFNAVNGDVFRWNWLWPQLAAYFGVEAADYPAQMMPLDGRMQEAADIWREVAERHQLREADITKLASWWHTDADLGRPMEAFTDMSKSRKAGFTGYRSTLDSFTQLFDKLKEQNVIPK from the coding sequence ATGCAAAAACAAGCACTGATTGTCGGCATTAGCGGCGTTATTGGACGCGCACTGGCCGAAAAATTACAGCATGAAGGCTGGCAGGTAACCGGATTGTCCCGCGGTCGCGGAGCTGTACCAGAAAACTGCCGCAGCCTGACTGCCGATCTGACCGACGCTGATGCAGTACGCGAGGCGCTGTCGGCAGAAAAGCCGGATGCGGTCTTCTTTAGTGTCTGGGCACGTCAGGAAAATGAAAAAGAGAACATTCGCGTTAATGGCGCAATGGTGCGCAATGTCATCGACGCGCTGGGCGAACGGCTACAGGGTGCGCATGTTGCGCTGGTGACCGGCCTGAAGCACTACCTGGGTCCGTTTGAAGCTTACGGGAAAGGTGCGGTTCCGGTGACCCCGTTTCGTGAAGAACAGGGGCGTCAACCCGTCGATAATTTCTATTATGCGCAGGAAGACGAGCTTTTCGCCGGTGCAGAAAAATACGGCTACCGGTGGAGCGTGCACCGTCCGCACACCATTATTGGTTACGCCATCGGTAACGCGATGAACATGGGTCAGACGCTGGCGGTCTACGCGACGTTGTGTCGTGAAAAAGGCTGGCCTTTTATCTTCCCCGGTTCGCCTGAACAGTGGAACGGCCTGGTCGATATGACCGATGCGGGTCTGCTGGCAGAGCAACTGCTGTGGGCGGCAACCTCTGAGAATGCCGCCAATGAGGACTTCAACGCAGTGAACGGCGATGTGTTCCGCTGGAACTGGTTGTGGCCGCAGCTGGCGGCGTATTTTGGTGTTGAAGCCGCAGATTATCCGGCGCAGATGATGCCGCTGGACGGGCGGATGCAGGAGGCAGCCGATATCTGGCGCGAGGTGGCAGAACGCCATCAGTTGCGTGAAGCAGACATCACGAAACTGGCATCGTGGTGGCATACGGACGCTGATTTGGGTCGCCCTATGGAAGCCTTTACGGATATGAGTAAAAGCCGCAAAGCCGGCTTTACCGGCTACCGCTCGACGCTCGATTCGTTTACTCAGCTGTTTGATAAGCTGAAAGAACAGAACGTGATCCCGAAGTAA
- a CDS encoding LysR family transcriptional regulator, which translates to MRDQRLKDIVPFVVSVESGSFTAAAERLHVTSSAVSKSLARLEDRLGSRLLERTTRTLKLTDAGKAYYQTCLRIMEELAEAEAILTAQRTIPSGRLRLAVPSTYGRLGVMPLLIPFCQQHPDVELSVTFSDRFIDLFDEGIDVAVRIGGSVDLPVSLGSRHLGRERMVFCASPDYLARAGRPTSERELLQHRAIGYERADGSTKPWLFHTPDGHPNWRNMSYSMALGDVDAQVQALCGGLGVAQMPSWLIREPLARGELEIILPEQQPDGLPLSLVWPRRKQLLPKVDSLLTALAALAIGE; encoded by the coding sequence ATGCGCGACCAGCGACTTAAAGATATTGTGCCTTTCGTAGTAAGCGTAGAAAGCGGCAGCTTTACCGCAGCGGCAGAACGCCTGCACGTCACCAGTTCCGCAGTGAGCAAAAGTCTGGCACGGCTCGAGGACAGGCTGGGATCGCGCCTGCTGGAACGCACGACGCGCACGTTGAAACTCACCGATGCAGGAAAGGCGTATTACCAGACCTGCCTGCGCATTATGGAAGAACTGGCGGAAGCTGAGGCGATATTAACGGCGCAGCGCACTATTCCTTCAGGGCGGCTGCGGCTGGCGGTACCCAGCACTTACGGACGGCTGGGCGTTATGCCGTTGCTGATTCCTTTTTGCCAGCAGCATCCTGATGTTGAACTTAGCGTCACGTTCTCCGACCGTTTTATTGATTTGTTCGACGAGGGGATTGATGTGGCGGTGCGAATTGGCGGGTCGGTCGATCTGCCTGTATCGCTCGGCAGTCGCCATCTGGGGCGCGAGCGGATGGTATTTTGTGCCTCTCCTGACTATCTTGCGCGCGCCGGGCGTCCAACCAGTGAACGTGAACTGTTGCAGCATCGGGCTATTGGCTATGAACGTGCCGACGGTAGTACTAAACCCTGGCTGTTTCATACTCCGGATGGCCACCCCAACTGGCGTAATATGTCGTATTCAATGGCACTGGGCGATGTTGATGCCCAGGTACAGGCGCTTTGCGGTGGGCTTGGCGTGGCGCAGATGCCGTCGTGGCTCATCCGCGAGCCCCTCGCCCGCGGCGAGCTGGAAATTATTTTGCCGGAGCAGCAGCCGGACGGACTGCCGCTCTCGTTGGTCTGGCCGCGCCGTAAACAATTGCTGCCCAAAGTTGATTCGTTATTGACAGCGCTGGCAGCGTTAGCGATCGGCGAATAA
- the phoC gene encoding acid phosphatase PhoC — protein MMKRVLLPLGLSLLSFNVFALSAPGDDVTTKPDLYYLKNEQAINSLALLPPPPEAGSIQFLNDQAMYEKGRLLRNTERGKQAAADADLAAGGVANAFSEAFGHPITQKDSPEIYKLLTNMIEDAGDLATRGAKEKYMRIRPFAFYGVPTCNTKDQEKLSTNGSYPSGHTSIGWATALVLTEINPSDQDKILKRGYELGQSRVICGYHWQSDVDAARIVGSAVVATLHSNPQFTQQLEKAKQEFTGLEKQ, from the coding sequence ATTATGAAAAGAGTATTATTACCACTGGGACTTTCTTTATTATCCTTTAACGTTTTCGCATTATCTGCACCAGGCGATGATGTAACCACCAAACCTGACTTATATTATCTGAAAAATGAGCAGGCGATTAATAGCCTGGCGCTGTTACCGCCTCCGCCGGAAGCAGGCAGCATTCAGTTTTTAAATGACCAGGCGATGTACGAAAAAGGCCGTCTGCTGCGCAATACCGAGCGTGGTAAACAGGCTGCGGCCGATGCCGATCTGGCGGCAGGCGGTGTGGCTAACGCATTTTCAGAAGCGTTCGGCCATCCTATTACACAGAAAGATTCGCCTGAAATTTATAAGCTTTTAACCAATATGATTGAAGATGCGGGTGACCTGGCAACCCGTGGCGCAAAAGAGAAATATATGCGCATCAGGCCGTTCGCATTTTATGGCGTGCCGACCTGTAATACCAAAGATCAGGAAAAACTGTCCACTAACGGCTCGTATCCATCAGGGCACACCTCTATTGGCTGGGCAACTGCGCTGGTACTGACGGAAATCAATCCGTCCGATCAGGATAAGATCCTGAAGCGGGGTTACGAATTAGGTCAGAGCCGGGTGATTTGCGGCTATCACTGGCAGAGCGATGTCGATGCGGCGCGTATTGTCGGCTCGGCCGTAGTAGCAACGCTGCACTCTAACCCGCAGTTCACACAGCAGCTTGAAAAAGCAAAACAAGAATTTACCGGGCTGGAAAAACAGTAA
- a CDS encoding UDP-N-acetylmuramoyl-tripeptide--D-alanyl-D-alanine ligase: protein MSEGDIMNGNGMPLAFWSASDVVQATSGTWVRQPPDGWAATGVSIFAPAIQPGNMALVRSATDNCGMLASVIARMPTPPSCIITTDPQLSHFDHLPLLQVADGTEALLAMGRYARNKMSGNVIGVTGSAGKTTCVAMLASALSAWGAVGQSRLTANLPRGVAWNLASVPWDTPNVVIEMAIGRMGVSSRMARPKIAIFTNIQPAHLGEKHTLRDIARTKSAIFWGMAAGDTAVLNRDMLEWETVQEEALRRKLTIVTYGRHPQSDSQLRHYDPVTRQVIADIDGQQVAYTLSASGEHMAINSLAVLTAVAALGYPLAPAIGKVTAFTPLAGRGREIMVEAEGRRFTLIDDAYNANPGSMSAALANLDSKQTATRKIAILGEMADLGTDALSYHTALADIINRSHIDKVYLIGEQYAGCWQALDDVKKGRYFSAVADIRTELFSLLQHGDTLLLKGSHSANIHQLVEWIIANNEKA from the coding sequence ATGAGCGAAGGCGATATAATGAACGGGAACGGAATGCCGCTGGCTTTCTGGTCTGCCAGTGACGTCGTGCAGGCGACATCCGGTACCTGGGTCCGTCAGCCTCCTGACGGCTGGGCTGCAACGGGAGTATCCATTTTTGCCCCCGCCATCCAGCCCGGTAATATGGCGCTGGTGCGTTCCGCTACTGATAACTGCGGAATGCTCGCAAGCGTGATAGCCAGAATGCCCACGCCGCCGTCCTGTATCATTACCACCGATCCACAACTTTCTCATTTCGATCACCTCCCACTTCTTCAGGTCGCTGATGGTACGGAAGCCCTGCTGGCCATGGGCCGCTACGCGCGTAATAAGATGAGTGGTAACGTTATTGGCGTGACTGGCAGCGCAGGTAAAACGACCTGCGTGGCGATGCTGGCGTCCGCACTTTCCGCATGGGGTGCGGTGGGGCAAAGTCGATTGACGGCCAATCTTCCACGCGGCGTGGCGTGGAACCTGGCGTCTGTTCCGTGGGATACGCCGAACGTAGTGATTGAAATGGCGATTGGGCGTATGGGCGTCAGTTCACGCATGGCGCGTCCCAAAATAGCAATTTTTACCAATATTCAGCCTGCGCACCTCGGTGAAAAGCATACGCTGCGTGATATTGCGCGCACCAAAAGCGCTATTTTCTGGGGGATGGCGGCTGGTGATACGGCCGTTCTTAACCGGGATATGCTGGAGTGGGAGACGGTGCAGGAAGAGGCGCTGCGACGTAAGCTTACAATTGTGACCTACGGTCGTCATCCGCAGAGCGACAGTCAGTTACGGCACTACGATCCCGTGACCCGTCAGGTCATTGCCGATATTGACGGTCAGCAGGTAGCGTACACACTGTCCGCCAGCGGTGAGCATATGGCAATCAATAGCCTGGCCGTACTGACTGCTGTCGCCGCGCTGGGCTATCCGCTGGCGCCGGCGATCGGCAAAGTGACGGCGTTTACCCCCCTGGCCGGTCGGGGGCGAGAGATAATGGTAGAGGCAGAAGGTCGCAGATTTACCCTGATTGACGATGCCTACAATGCCAATCCTGGATCTATGAGCGCGGCGCTGGCAAATCTGGATAGCAAACAAACGGCCACGCGCAAAATCGCGATATTAGGTGAAATGGCTGATTTAGGCACCGATGCGCTAAGTTATCATACTGCGCTGGCCGATATCATTAATCGCAGCCATATCGACAAGGTTTATCTTATTGGCGAACAGTATGCCGGATGCTGGCAGGCGCTTGATGACGTTAAAAAAGGGCGCTATTTTTCTGCGGTCGCAGACATTCGGACGGAGTTATTTAGCCTGTTGCAACATGGCGATACGCTGTTATTAAAAGGCTCGCACAGCGCGAATATTCATCAACTGGTGGAATGGATCATCGCGAACAACGAGAAAGCATAA